Genomic segment of Pantoea alfalfae:
GATCAGCGCATGCACTGCCGGGCTGGGATGCAACCGGTCGGCAAACAGATACTGTTGCGATTGTGAAAATCCTGGCGTTGAGGCGGTGCAGTCCATTGATGAGACGCCGGGCGGACAGGCCATGCCGGCCGTGTTGCTGAGTCCATACAGGCGCGGGTTATCGATCACCTCATTAAACAGGCCATTGATATCCACCCGCGCGATATTGCCGCGTGCCGCCACCAGCCCCTGCTCTTCAGCCTGGTTGTAACGGTCGGTGAGGGCTGCCGCCTCCTGACTCAGCAACTGCCAGGCGGCAAACAGCTGTTGTGCAAGCGCATCGCGGATCAGCGGAATAGAAGTGACCTGACCAGCTGCTTCGTTAAGCGCGGTTTCAATTGCCTGCTCTCTGGCGGCGCGGTCAGGCGTGGCGGTGGTACTCAGCGACTGAAACAGCGCCGCCGTGGCAGGCTGGGCGGCCGGCCCCAGCACCTGCAGAATCGCCTGAAGCAGCGCGGGCGTCGCTCCGACGTTTGGCACCGTCGGAACGATGACCGTGCCGGCCCCGGCATCCAGCAAACGACTGACCTGTGAGGCCGCGGCACTGGCACTGTTATCCACGATCTGCTGTGCAGCGAGCGGCGCAAGGGCTGCCGCCGCTAAGTCATTGCCGCCAATCCAGTGAATATAGAGTCCGTCAGAATCGGCTCGTCCGTCGCGCGTCGCAAGGTAATTATCCAGCTGATCCTGCGTATTAAACATGGGATTTATCGCCGGTACCGCAACGGCGCCACCTTCGGCATAGTTGCTTCCGCCCTGGGATGAGGGGCGCAGAGTGTCACCCAGCGACTGCGCTACGATCTCGTCATAGAGCGGATGGGTCGCACCATCATAAGTAAAGCGTCCTACGTTGCCGCCATCACTCAGGCTGTCACCAAATACGGTAAGGTCACTCCATGCCATCGCAGGCAGCGGCGACAGGAGGCTCAGGGTGGCACAACAGAAAAGGTATTGCGCGTGAAGGGGTTTCATCAGCAGCTCCGCACAAAAAAAGTAAAGTGAGAAAGAGTAAAAGCCGCACCCGGAGGCGCAGCACGCTGTAAGCGTAGTCGCCCTGATAAACGGGCTGATGAAAAGACGCGATCGCGCTCGCAAAGCGGGAAAATTTGACTTAAAGGTGAGCCCGTTTTTACCGGGAAATTCCGGTCACGGCTTAATCCTGCAGATTACTTTTTGCTGGCGGGTTTCAGCCCGCGATAGAGATCCTGTAGCCGTTTCATGGTTTTAACGGTGCGCTGCGGCAGCGTCGAAGCAACTGACAGGATTAGCATCTCCAGACAGACCATTATGGTGCCGTGCAGCGGAATGCGCCCCTTCTCACCACCGCGAGGCACGTTGATCACCACATCCGCCTCACGCGCAAAAAAAGAGTCGGTGGCGTTGGTCAGCAGGATAATCGGGATATTCAGCCGTTTCGCTTCGCGCACCACGGTGGTCCCTTCCCGGTGCGCCGATTGCTGCGCCATCATTATCAGCACGTCGCCACGCTGCAGCGCCAGCATCTGCTCTGCCAGCGCAATGCCGGCGCGATTAAGCGAAAAGGCGGGCAGACCGATACGGTTCAGCAGCCGCACGCTGTAGTCCGCCAGAATCCCTGAGGCGTTAATGCCAAAAATAGCCACTTCCCGCGCTTCACTCAGCAGCGCCACGGCGTCTGCCACCGCCACCCGGTTCTGCGGCTGCGACAGCACCTCACAGGCGTGCCGGTGGCCCGCCAGTACAAAGTCGATGGCACTGTTTACGTCACTGGTCACCTCACTGACAGTAGTGAACATCTTATCTTCCGAGTTCAGCGAGGGACCAAACCAGGCTCTGAGCGTCTGTTTGAGATCGCGCAGTCCGCTGAATCCGAGCGCCTGAATGGCGCGGATCACGGTGGCATCAGACGTGTGATTCGCGACGGCGATCTCCATCGCAGTACTTTCGAGCACCGTTTCGCGCTGTTGATCGATATAACGTGCCACAGCCAGCAGACGAGGAGAAAGCTGCTTTTCGCGGGCGCGCAGACGCTCTGCCACCACATCCACTCTGTTTTTAACTGGCCGGTTCTGTTTCATGCTGTTCCTGCTGCTGGTGTTTAAGGTCCGAAAGGCTGATTACCGATCTGATTAATGGAGGATATTCCACGGTCAGAAATTGTAGTGAAAGCGTAATTCTATTCTGAGTTTGACCTGCAAATGATAGGGATTTAAGCGTATCCTGTCATCTCGCCATGAAATAATAATCATTATTTTCAACGAAATAAACTCATCACCTGGACTGTAAGTCAGTAAATATCGATACAGCAGAAATGTAGTAAATTCTGTTCAAATTATGTTTACTACTACTTTGTTGGATGTTTGAATGATTCTCAATTACAGATGAGAAGCATTGTCGTCCGGTCAGCGCAATGATGTCTGAACCCGAATGCCGTTCTCTTCTGCTTAAAGCGCTGCATATTGCAGACCACCTCCAGGGAAGCCCTGTATGACAGCCAGTCATCAGAGCGAATTTGCTTCAGAAACTGCCAGTAACAGATACGAAAAGAAAAATGAAAAACAAAGACTCACGATATCCGGCCCGACACCCCGCTCTGGTCGTGGCAATTTGCGGCAGCATGATGCTGCCACAGGTCAGCGCAGCAGCCAACACAGCACCGGATATGACCGTGACCGCCGATGCTGACTCAGAGGGAAATTACAGCGCCAGCGAGAGCAGCGTCGCCAGTAAAATGCCAACCGCTCGGCTTGATGAGGTGCAGTCGGTCAGCGTGGTCACGCAGCAGCAACTGGACGATTACCAGGCAAGCTCATTGGCGGATGCGATGCGCTTTGTCAGCGGCGTTTCAGAAGCTAACACGCTGGCTGGCACCGAAGATGGCTTCGTTCGACGCGGTTTTGGCAGTAATGCCGATGGGTCGGTCTACCGGGATGGCATTCGCAGCAGTCAGGGACTCAATTTTGATGCCACAACCGAACGAGTTGAGGTGCTGAAAGGCTCCTCTTCGCTGCTCTACGGCATTCAGAATCCGGGTGGCATTATCAATGTGGTCAGCAAAAAGCCGCAATACAGCTGGCACTCCAGCGTTAGCGGACGCAACGCCAGTGAAGGCGGCGGTGCAGGCACGCTGGATGTCACCGGCCCGCTGGGCAATGGCTTTGCCTTCCGGCTGATCGCCGAAAAGCAGAATCAGGATTACTGGCGCAACTTTGGCAGCGAAGAACACACGCTGCTGGCACCCTCTCTGCAATGGTTTGGCGAGCAGGCCAGCTTTCTGATCAGCTATGCCGACTACCGTTATGACATTCCCTACGACCGCGGCACGGCCTTTATCGACGGCAAGCCGATCGATATTGCTTACAAAGATCGTCTGGATGACAAAGCTAATCACGCCTGGGGTCACAACAAAACCCTGAATGCCCACTATGACTGGCAGTTTAATGATGAGTGGCGCACCCGGCTCACCCTGGGCTGGAATCAGCGGCGTTATGACAACGATGAGGTGCGCGTAACGGCGGTCAATGCCAGCACTGGCGTAGTAACACGTCGTGCCGATGCCAACCGTGGGTTTAACCACAAAACCAAATATGTGAGCTGGGATCTGCTGGGCAATCCGGAGATTCTGGGCATGCAGCACGCGCTGGTGGCAGGCACCGACTATGAGATGAATCAGACTTATCGCGCCCATCAGTATCAGGGCAAGGTTAACCGCCAGTTCAACTACTTCAATCCCGACTATGACATCCTGTCACCGGTCACGGACACCAGCACCGAAAATAGCGCAGCAGCCAATAACCTGAACCGTATTCATAGCCGATCGCTCTACGCCAAAGACACTATTTCACTCACACAGGACTGGATTGTGGTGCTGGGCGGCCGTTATCAGCATTATGAACAGCGCGCCTCCCGCGGCGTTAATCCCCAGTCAGAAATCCTGAACGATGAGGGCAATAAGTTTCTGCCACAGGCCGGGGTGATCTACAAACTCACGCCTGACCTCTCTTTCTACACCAGCGTCAGCAAGTCGTTCACGCCGTCAACCGACGTGGATGATGATGGCAATGTCGGCAAGCCGGAGCAGGGCACCAGCTGGGAAGTCGGCAGCAAATGGCAGCTATCGCCAAAACTGCTGGCAACAGTGGCGCTCTACCGGATTGATGAAAAAGCGATGTCGCTGAATATTAATGGCAGCACGCGGGCCATTGATAAAGCCCGATCGACCGGCGCTGAGTTTGAGCTGAATGGCGAAATTGCACCCGGCTGGGATTTGAGTGCGAACTACAGCTATGATCAGGCAGAGATCGTCAGCGATCGGGTGAATCCGGATAACAATGGCAATCGGCTGCAGAATGCGCCGCGTCATGCCGGTGCGCTTTACCTGAGTCATGAGCTGCAGGTCAGTGGCCTGCCCGGCACGTTCCGGCTCGGCGGCGGTACGCGCTATGTCGGCAGCCGTGCGGGCGATCCCGATAACAGTTTCACCCTGCCCGACTATGTAGTGGCAGACAGCTTCGTAGCGTGGAACAACCGGCTGTTTGGTGAAAAAACCCAGCTGCGTCTGAATATCAATAATCTGTTTAATCAGCACTACTACAGTTCAAGCGGCGGCAATCTGCGCGTCCGTGAAGGCGAAACCCGTAATCTGATGGTACAGGCCCGTGTGGAATTTTAACTCGCTACGCTCAGTGCTGCTGACGATCACTGTGATGCTGGTCAGCGCGTGTGCACATTCCCGCACGCTGACCGACATCACCGGTCGCCAGGTCACGATTCCCGACCATCCGCAGCGCATTATGCTGGGTGAAAGCCGGATGCTCTACAGCGTCGCACTTCTGATGCCCGGTAATCCGCTGCAGCATATTGCTGGCTGGCCGCAGGATCTGAAAAAGTACGATCCTCAGACCTGGCAGGTTTTTGCGCGCCAGTTCCCGCAGATGGAGACGATTCCGGTCGTGGGGCTGGATGGCGTTAACGATATGAATCCCGAACAGGTGATCGCACTTAAGCCGGATGTGGTGATCCTGCCGCAGCTGGCGCGCGACAGTGAAAACGTTGCCGTGCTGGAGAAGATGCTCGCTGCGGCGCATATTCCGGTGGTGAAGATCGATCTGCGGGTTAATCTGCTGAAAAACACTGAGCGCAGCATCACTTTGCTGGGTGAGGTGCTCAATCAGCCACAGCGCGCGGCTCAGTTTAATCACTTCTACCGCAGCCACATGCAGCGCATTTCGAGTCGGCTGGCGGATTATCACGGTCCGAAACCGTCCGTGCTGTTGCAGTTACATCTTGGACGACGCAGCGAGTGCTGCGTCACCTCGGTGAATGGCAATCTTGGTGAGCTACTGACGTTTGCTGGTGGCAATAACATCGCCAGCCAGCAGATCAAAGGCGTATTCGGACGGCTGAGTGAGGAGAGTGTGATTGCGACACAGCCGGATTACTACTTTGCCACCGGCACCGGCAGCGCCGATGAAGCGGGAGCCTTAAAACTCGGCCCCGCCGTCACAACAGCGCAGACCCGGCAAAGCCTGCTCGCACTGACCAGTCAGCAGAATGCGCTGAAGCAGCTCACCGCGCTGCGCGACGGTCATGCCGGAGCCATCTGGCACAATTTTTATCTCAGCCCGTGGCACGTCGTAGCGACCGAATTCTTTGCTGCCACGCTCTACCCGCAACTGTTCCGCGACGTCGATCCCGAACAGACGTTACAGCAGCTGTTCCGTGATTTCCTGCCGATACCCTTTTCAGGCAGCTATCTTTATCGGCTGGCGCCCGAGAAGACGCCGGGATCAGACGGCTGACTGCGCGCTATTCTTCACCCGGACGATATCGGCCATGACCGACAGCGCAATCTCTGCCGGAGTCTTGCTGCCGATGGGCAGGCCGATGGGCGCATGGATGCGGTCCAGTTCGGCCCGATCCATTCCGGCGATCTGTTGCAGTCGCGCCCGTCGTTTCTCGCTGTTTTTCGCCGAACCCATGATGCCGATGTAGAACGCGGGTGTGGCAATCGCCTCCATCATCGTCAGATCATCAATGCGGGGATCGTGGGTCAGTGCCACAATGGCTACCGCGGCGTGCGCCCCGTTCAGTTCCAGCCAGCGCGCCGGATGCTGTGATACCAGCGTCACGTTATCCGCGTCGCTGAAGTGACTTTCCAGCTCCGTCCGCATTTCCGGTCGGTGCTCACAGACCCGCACGTGAAAGCCCAGTATCTGTCCCAGCCGGATGCACTCATGTGCCACGCTGGAGTAGCCCGCGATCAGGAGTTCCGGTATCGCGCCCACCGGCAGTAACAACTGTTGCTCGCTGGCATCCAGTGCGGGCAGCCTCCTGTCGGCGGCAATCGCCTCCCACTGCGCACGCGCGCCCGGGCGTATCAGTTTTACCAGCGGCTGTTGCCCGCTCAGCGCGCGCTGCATCGCCGTCAGCAGCGCCAGCGTGGCGTCATCAGGCGGCAGAAATTCTATGACGATTTCCAGACTGCCGCCGCACGGCAGGCTGACGTCAGGACGCATCCCGCCCTCGCCATAGCGTACCCGCTGACTGCTGGCGCGATACGCCCCTGCCGCCAGCTGTGCCAGAAAGTCCTCTTCGATGCAGCCGCCCGACAGCGATCCGCAGTATGCGCCGGTTTCGTTAACCGTCATGAGTGTCCCGGGTGCGCGGGGCGAAGAGCCATAGGTGCGCAGCACCGTGCAGAGCCAGACCTGCTGGCCCGCCTGGCAACTGCTCAGTGCCGCATTAATCACGCGTTGATCCAGCGTTATCATGAAAATTCCTTTATCAGCTGCAGATCGGCAGGGAAATCGATATCACAAAGGCAGCCGCGATCGTGAAGCGGCAGCCGGACAGCCTGTGACCTTACTATCGCCTGTGGTCCGGCATCGCCCTGTAACGTGCTCAGCATGGGAAAAGAGTGATTCTGAAAACCCACCGGATGGCCCGGTTTTCCCTCAATGACTGGCCTGACGATGGGCGAATCCACCAGCGCAGCACTGATGGCACGGTAACTTTCAGGCGTCACAAACGGCATATCGCCCAGCGCAATCAGCCAGCCGTCGTAGTCACGGCTGGCGTTAACGCCCGCCGCGATGGACTCGCCCAGCCCACCGCTGTCGCACAGCACGACAGTCGCCCGCGTACAGAATGCCTGGATTGCCAGGGCGTCGGGACGGGTCACCACGAACAGGTCAAGCCCGCTGGCAGCGGCCTGATCCAGCGTGCGCTGCAGCACCGGTTTGCCTTCAAGGTCAGCCAGCAGCTTATGCTCGCCCCCCTGCTGGCGAAAACGTTGACTCAGCCCGGCGGCCAGTACAATCAGCGCTATCTTCACTCTCGTTCTCCGCTATACGTGAAAAACGGGCGCAGGCTTTAGCCCGCGCCCGCATGACCTGAGTCTGACCTGCTGGCAGCAGGTCAGGAACCGGTTCAGATAAGCTTGTCGAGCGTTATCGGCAGGTCGCGTACGCGCTTGCCGGTGGCATGGAATACCGCATTACTGATCGCTGCCGCAACGCCGACGATACCCAGTTCACCCACCGGTTTACCGCCCATCGTGGTCGCCTCAAAGTCGGGTTCGCCGACGTTGATGGTGGTAATGCTCGGGATGTCGCCATTAACCGGCACTAAGTAGTCTGCGAGGTTATTGTTAATTACCCGACCGTTACGCGGATCGATGATGCCCTCCTCCATTAGCGCCTGACCCACACCCATGATCATGCCGCCAATCCACTGGCTACGCGCCAGTTTCGGGTTATAGAGACGACCGCTGTCGAGCGCTGCCACCATCCGTTTAACCCGGATGGTACCGAAATCCTCATCGACCCGGACCTCAACAAATTGCGCACTCCAGCTGTGAGCAGAGAATTTTTCAGGACGGGTGCCGTCATTAAGATTACGCACCATCTTGTCGCGGTCACTTTCTGACATATCATCCGGGAACGTGCCGCCTTTCACCGCCAGACTCTCTGCCGGTGCCAGGCTGGCCAGTTCCGCGTATGACACGACCCGGTCGCTGCGCTGCATGTGCTGCACCCCATCGCCTTTCAGCGTGAGCTGAGACACAGGTGTGCCTTTTAATGGCGACTGAGGTAGTTCGCTGGCCAGCTTCAGCAGCTGGTCGCGCATCCGTTTAGCGGTGTCGTCCACCGCGGCGGTTACGTTACCTGCCAGCTGCGATCCGCCCGCTACACCTGCGCGCGGCAGCTCGGTGTCACCCAGCTGCACTTCTATGGTGGTGGAGGCGACACCCAGAATATCGGCAGCGGTCTGCGCCAGGATGGTATAGGTTCCGGTGCCGATATCTGCGCCGCCGCACTGCACCACAAATGTTCCCTGCGGCGTCAGGATGATTTTCGCCTCGGCGGGCAGTTTGTTGACCGGATAGGTGCCGGAGGCCATGCCCCAGCCAATCAGTTCACGCCCTTCACGCATTGAACGCGGCGCCATGATGCGCTTGTCCCAGCCAAAAGCTTCAGCGCCTTTCTGATAGGCTTCTTTCAGACGGCGCGAGCTCCACGGCAGATCGAGCTGATAATCTTTATCTGCCCAGTTACGCAGACGCAGTTCCAGCGGATCGATGTTCAGGGCATAGGCCATCTCATCCATCGCCACTTCCAGTCCAAAGGCGCTTGGGTTTTCACCAGGCGCGCGCATCCAGCCTGGCGTTACGGTATTGATTGGCCTGACCTGATGCCGGGCGGAGACATTGCCTGCCGCATACATGCGGGCGGTAACTTTGCTGCAGTTCTCGGCAAAAACGTCGATGAGTGACGTTTCACTGAAGCTGCGCTGGATAATCGCCTGGATTTTGCCGTCGCGCGATGCGCCCAGTTCCAGCTGCTGCGAGGTCGCCGGACGCCCGCCAAGACCGGTGAAAGTCTGCGGACGGGTCAGTGACACTTTGACTGGGCGCTTCAGTGCCCGCGAGGCGACTGTCGCCAGTGCAACGTGGGTGTAAGGCACCGGCTTAGAGCCAAATCCCCCACCGACATACGGTGAGATGATCCGCACGTTTTCCACCTCAATGCCCATCCACTCGGCAATCTCCACCTGCGCGCCGGCGACCCACTGGCTCGGCTCCCAGACGGTAATGCGCCCATCCTGCCACTCCGCCACACAGGCGTGCGGCTCCATTGGCATGTTGTATTCACGCGGGGTGGTGTAACGCTGGCTCAGACGCACCTCGGCCTGCTGCATCGCCGCCTGGGCATCGCCCATATCGATATCCTGCTTCGGGAGCGGTTTAGGTTCAACGCCCTCATCGGTGGCAAAAATCAGTGCATCAGACGTTTCATACTCAATCTCCACCAGCGAGGCGGCATAGGTCGCCTGTTCAAACGTTTCGGCGACAACCAGACCAATGTTCTGACCGTTGTGAATAATCACATCGTCCTGAATCGGGGTGTAGGTTGACTGCGCCGCGCCGCCATCGGCAATCGCCGTGGGCTTGTTGATTTTCAGCGTGTTCAGATGGGTATAGACCGCCAGCACACCTGCGGCCTGCTGCGCCTTTTCCGTCGCCATACGGCTGATGCGACCGCTGGCGACGGTAGACTGGATTACCACGCCGTAAAGTGGATTTTCCGGCTGATATTCAACCGCATAACGCGCCTCACCGGTGACTTTTACTTTGCCATCGCCACGCGCGCGGGGAGCGCCCAAGCCTTCAATCTGGGTGCCTGTCGCTGAGCTGGCGTTGATCACATCCGGACGCGCTTTGTCGTTTACTTCACTCATGAGGTTTCTCCTGCTGCCATCAGCGCGCGTGCAATCACTCGTGGCGCCAGTTTTACTTTATAGGCGTTGTGGGTCAGCGCCTGCGTCTCCTGAGTAATCTGCTCTGCTGCCTGAAACACCGTCTCTTCATTAAACGGCTGGCCTTCCAGCGCCTGCTCTACCGATCGGACGCGCCAGGGTTTGGTCGCAACGCCGCCGAGCGCGATATGCACGTCACGCATCACGCCGTTTTCCAGGGTAAAGCCTGCGGCCGCGCTGGCTGCTGCAAACTCATAGGAGCTGCGGTCACGCACTTTAAGGTAGTGTGAGTGGCGGAGTGACTCGGTTTGCGGCACGTCAATGGCCACAATGATCTCGTCATCGCGCAGATCGTGCTCACGGTCAGGCGTATCACCCGGCAGCAGGAAAAAGTCATCAATTGGGATGCGACGGATGTCCCCCCGCTGATTCTGCAGAACGACGATGGCGTCAAACGCCACCAGCGCAACCGCTAAATCGCCGGGATAGACCGCAATGCAGCTGTCGCTGGCACCCAGAATCGCATGATTGCTGTTAACGCCATCCAGTGCGGCGCAGCCGGAACCGGGATTGCGTTTGTTGCAGGCCGGGAACGTTGCCGGGTCACGGTAGTAGTTACATCGGGTGCGCTGACGTAAATTTCCACCCAGCGACGCCATATTACGAATCTGCGGGGATGCAGCCTGCCACAGGCTGCCATAGATGGCAGGCGCATTCTGCTGGCAGGCGGGATGGTCGGCCAATTGGCTCATGGTCACCAGTGCACCGGCAGTGATTTTTTCGTCGTCAAATTGCAGGTTTTTCAGCGCCGTTATCCCGCTGATGCCGATTAACTGCGGTGGCGTGAAGACCCCACACTTCATCAGATCGAGCTGTGTGGTGCCGCCCGCCAGCAACTGGCTACCGGATTGCTGTTTCAGGGCTGCGGCTTCCTGGGGAGACTGCGCAACTTTCCAGCTGAATTCATTCATGCGGACTCCTTCGCCATCTCAGCAGCGGCCTGTTTAATCGCATCGACAATGTGTGGATAAGCACCGCAACGGCAGAGGTTGCCGCTCATATATTCACGGATCTCATCGTCCGAACCGGCATGGCCCTCTTTGATGCAGGCGACGGCGGACATGATCTGACCCGGCGTGCAGTAGCCACACTGGAAGGCATCATTCTCCATAAAGCAGCGCTGCACCGGATGCAGGTCACCGTCAGTGGAGGCCAGCCCTTCAATGCTGGTGACGTCAGCACCATCCGCCTGGGCCGCCAGCGTCAGGCAGCTCAGCACCCGCTGACCATTAATCAGTACGGTGCAGGCACCGCACTGTCCCTGATCGCACCCTTTTTTGGTGCCGGTCAGATTAAGATGCTCACGCAGTGCGTCGAGCAATGTGACCCGTGAATCGACCTGCATCTGTTGCGACTGACCATTAACCTGCATTGTTAGCGATATTTTTTCCGACATTGTCTGCTTCCCATTGTTGGGGGCCAAAAGATGGTTTTTTTATAGGTTTAGTTCTGACGGGAGTTAAATCGGGGAAAATCGTGATAACCCTAATCTTTACGCGCGTATCTGTGTCTTAAGGTTTAGCAGCTTTTTAGCAATCTGGCAGGCATGTCGGGAAAAAGTCAGCGTTTTCCGAGGCAAAAAGGAAATCAAATCGCTGTATAATGTTTATTATATCGAATTCATATTATTGAATTTAAAAGATATATTTCTGGAGTTTTCCAGCCTGTCTCGCTTACAGGATTGATGCAGCCACCTCACTAATTTTTCCGCAAATTGTAGCCCTGACATCATCCGCCAGTTGCAGTGGCAGAGCTGATAGCAGGCGGAATGAAAAGGCTGATCACCTGATGGCGCCAGCTCTGACAGAAGAACTGGCGCGTTCAGGTGTGCTTAATCAGACACGTTTCAGATGAGGAGTCTGGTCAGAAATGTGGTCCCTGGCGGATTCATACGCCCGTCTTTTCTAAATGCTATCCATATCCTCTGCGAAAGTGGCAGAAATGCTCAAACCCTTCCCTGCTCAGCGATACTGGCCGATTACATATCATGTCTTCAGTGTGACGATGTTACAGCGATAGTTGAATCATGATTAGCTGCCGCCTATA
This window contains:
- a CDS encoding autotransporter outer membrane beta-barrel domain-containing protein, which codes for MKPLHAQYLFCCATLSLLSPLPAMAWSDLTVFGDSLSDGGNVGRFTYDGATHPLYDEIVAQSLGDTLRPSSQGGSNYAEGGAVAVPAINPMFNTQDQLDNYLATRDGRADSDGLYIHWIGGNDLAAAALAPLAAQQIVDNSASAAASQVSRLLDAGAGTVIVPTVPNVGATPALLQAILQVLGPAAQPATAALFQSLSTTATPDRAAREQAIETALNEAAGQVTSIPLIRDALAQQLFAAWQLLSQEAAALTDRYNQAEEQGLVAARGNIARVDINGLFNEVIDNPRLYGLSNTAGMACPPGVSSMDCTASTPGFSQSQQYLFADRLHPSPAVHALIADYIESVLSAPLQVAALSQAPSMLVGDAQNTLDGHLQQQRQQPASAGEFTVFGGYAGQQRDFRSDSLLDGDATSATGTVGVGYQLSDHWQAGAMLSTTSQRQDPSSRFDYRLRGNLVALWSQLNYLDRGWINADAHYADLNFDDIERKVRLGPATRTEKGSSDGKVLGMRVQTGWDLPLGRYVSTGPMASYALDYTQIDGYREEGNSSTSMRFGDQTLHSQIGSVGWRIDSKDLVINPWAQVSYNHQFGDSDSAVTAGLKSTRTAFTRSSGSRDDNWINMALGASVPIGTSVNAFAGVSSVTGNSDYHQVTWNVGLNARF
- a CDS encoding MurR/RpiR family transcriptional regulator produces the protein MKQNRPVKNRVDVVAERLRAREKQLSPRLLAVARYIDQQRETVLESTAMEIAVANHTSDATVIRAIQALGFSGLRDLKQTLRAWFGPSLNSEDKMFTTVSEVTSDVNSAIDFVLAGHRHACEVLSQPQNRVAVADAVALLSEAREVAIFGINASGILADYSVRLLNRIGLPAFSLNRAGIALAEQMLALQRGDVLIMMAQQSAHREGTTVVREAKRLNIPIILLTNATDSFFAREADVVINVPRGGEKGRIPLHGTIMVCLEMLILSVASTLPQRTVKTMKRLQDLYRGLKPASKK
- a CDS encoding TonB-dependent siderophore receptor, giving the protein MKNKDSRYPARHPALVVAICGSMMLPQVSAAANTAPDMTVTADADSEGNYSASESSVASKMPTARLDEVQSVSVVTQQQLDDYQASSLADAMRFVSGVSEANTLAGTEDGFVRRGFGSNADGSVYRDGIRSSQGLNFDATTERVEVLKGSSSLLYGIQNPGGIINVVSKKPQYSWHSSVSGRNASEGGGAGTLDVTGPLGNGFAFRLIAEKQNQDYWRNFGSEEHTLLAPSLQWFGEQASFLISYADYRYDIPYDRGTAFIDGKPIDIAYKDRLDDKANHAWGHNKTLNAHYDWQFNDEWRTRLTLGWNQRRYDNDEVRVTAVNASTGVVTRRADANRGFNHKTKYVSWDLLGNPEILGMQHALVAGTDYEMNQTYRAHQYQGKVNRQFNYFNPDYDILSPVTDTSTENSAAANNLNRIHSRSLYAKDTISLTQDWIVVLGGRYQHYEQRASRGVNPQSEILNDEGNKFLPQAGVIYKLTPDLSFYTSVSKSFTPSTDVDDDGNVGKPEQGTSWEVGSKWQLSPKLLATVALYRIDEKAMSLNINGSTRAIDKARSTGAEFELNGEIAPGWDLSANYSYDQAEIVSDRVNPDNNGNRLQNAPRHAGALYLSHELQVSGLPGTFRLGGGTRYVGSRAGDPDNSFTLPDYVVADSFVAWNNRLFGEKTQLRLNINNLFNQHYYSSSGGNLRVREGETRNLMVQARVEF
- a CDS encoding ABC transporter substrate-binding protein: MLVSACAHSRTLTDITGRQVTIPDHPQRIMLGESRMLYSVALLMPGNPLQHIAGWPQDLKKYDPQTWQVFARQFPQMETIPVVGLDGVNDMNPEQVIALKPDVVILPQLARDSENVAVLEKMLAAAHIPVVKIDLRVNLLKNTERSITLLGEVLNQPQRAAQFNHFYRSHMQRISSRLADYHGPKPSVLLQLHLGRRSECCVTSVNGNLGELLTFAGGNNIASQQIKGVFGRLSEESVIATQPDYYFATGTGSADEAGALKLGPAVTTAQTRQSLLALTSQQNALKQLTALRDGHAGAIWHNFYLSPWHVVATEFFAATLYPQLFRDVDPEQTLQQLFRDFLPIPFSGSYLYRLAPEKTPGSDG
- a CDS encoding XdhC family protein, producing MITLDQRVINAALSSCQAGQQVWLCTVLRTYGSSPRAPGTLMTVNETGAYCGSLSGGCIEEDFLAQLAAGAYRASSQRVRYGEGGMRPDVSLPCGGSLEIVIEFLPPDDATLALLTAMQRALSGQQPLVKLIRPGARAQWEAIAADRRLPALDASEQQLLLPVGAIPELLIAGYSSVAHECIRLGQILGFHVRVCEHRPEMRTELESHFSDADNVTLVSQHPARWLELNGAHAAVAIVALTHDPRIDDLTMMEAIATPAFYIGIMGSAKNSEKRRARLQQIAGMDRAELDRIHAPIGLPIGSKTPAEIALSVMADIVRVKNSAQSAV
- a CDS encoding nucleotidyltransferase family protein; translated protein: MKIALIVLAAGLSQRFRQQGGEHKLLADLEGKPVLQRTLDQAAASGLDLFVVTRPDALAIQAFCTRATVVLCDSGGLGESIAAGVNASRDYDGWLIALGDMPFVTPESYRAISAALVDSPIVRPVIEGKPGHPVGFQNHSFPMLSTLQGDAGPQAIVRSQAVRLPLHDRGCLCDIDFPADLQLIKEFS
- a CDS encoding xanthine dehydrogenase family protein molybdopterin-binding subunit, which codes for MSEVNDKARPDVINASSATGTQIEGLGAPRARGDGKVKVTGEARYAVEYQPENPLYGVVIQSTVASGRISRMATEKAQQAAGVLAVYTHLNTLKINKPTAIADGGAAQSTYTPIQDDVIIHNGQNIGLVVAETFEQATYAASLVEIEYETSDALIFATDEGVEPKPLPKQDIDMGDAQAAMQQAEVRLSQRYTTPREYNMPMEPHACVAEWQDGRITVWEPSQWVAGAQVEIAEWMGIEVENVRIISPYVGGGFGSKPVPYTHVALATVASRALKRPVKVSLTRPQTFTGLGGRPATSQQLELGASRDGKIQAIIQRSFSETSLIDVFAENCSKVTARMYAAGNVSARHQVRPINTVTPGWMRAPGENPSAFGLEVAMDEMAYALNIDPLELRLRNWADKDYQLDLPWSSRRLKEAYQKGAEAFGWDKRIMAPRSMREGRELIGWGMASGTYPVNKLPAEAKIILTPQGTFVVQCGGADIGTGTYTILAQTAADILGVASTTIEVQLGDTELPRAGVAGGSQLAGNVTAAVDDTAKRMRDQLLKLASELPQSPLKGTPVSQLTLKGDGVQHMQRSDRVVSYAELASLAPAESLAVKGGTFPDDMSESDRDKMVRNLNDGTRPEKFSAHSWSAQFVEVRVDEDFGTIRVKRMVAALDSGRLYNPKLARSQWIGGMIMGVGQALMEEGIIDPRNGRVINNNLADYLVPVNGDIPSITTINVGEPDFEATTMGGKPVGELGIVGVAAAISNAVFHATGKRVRDLPITLDKLI
- a CDS encoding FAD binding domain-containing protein, which encodes MNEFSWKVAQSPQEAAALKQQSGSQLLAGGTTQLDLMKCGVFTPPQLIGISGITALKNLQFDDEKITAGALVTMSQLADHPACQQNAPAIYGSLWQAASPQIRNMASLGGNLRQRTRCNYYRDPATFPACNKRNPGSGCAALDGVNSNHAILGASDSCIAVYPGDLAVALVAFDAIVVLQNQRGDIRRIPIDDFFLLPGDTPDREHDLRDDEIIVAIDVPQTESLRHSHYLKVRDRSSYEFAAASAAAGFTLENGVMRDVHIALGGVATKPWRVRSVEQALEGQPFNEETVFQAAEQITQETQALTHNAYKVKLAPRVIARALMAAGETS